The Apibacter raozihei genome contains a region encoding:
- the ruvB gene encoding Holliday junction branch migration DNA helicase RuvB, whose translation MSDLLDPDKNKYTREEIAQEEQVRPKNFHEFAGQEHIMDNLEIFVKAAKLRGESLDHVLLHGPPGLGKTTLANIIANELGVGIKITSGPVLDKPGDLAGLLTGLEENDVLFIDEIHRLSPIVEEYLYSAMEDYRIDIMIESGPNARSVQINLNPFTLIGATTRSGLLTAPLRARFGINFRFEYYHTELLSTIVERSSRIMSMPIEQQAAIEIASRSRGTPRIANALLRRIRDFAQIKGTGNIDVKIAEIGLEALKVDKHGLDEMDNKILSSIIDKFKGGPVGLTTIATAVGENPGTLEEVYEPFLIQEGYLMRTPRGREATEKAYIHLGKIKTLGNQSELF comes from the coding sequence GATCCCGATAAAAATAAATATACCCGAGAAGAAATAGCTCAGGAAGAACAGGTTCGTCCCAAAAATTTTCATGAATTTGCAGGGCAGGAACATATTATGGATAATCTTGAGATTTTTGTTAAAGCAGCAAAGCTTAGAGGTGAATCCTTAGACCATGTTTTATTACATGGCCCCCCGGGATTAGGAAAAACAACATTGGCTAACATCATAGCAAACGAATTAGGAGTAGGTATAAAAATCACGTCAGGTCCTGTGCTTGATAAGCCGGGAGATTTAGCAGGCCTTCTTACAGGGTTAGAGGAAAATGATGTTTTGTTCATAGATGAAATACACCGATTGTCGCCTATAGTAGAAGAATATTTATATTCTGCGATGGAAGATTATCGTATTGATATCATGATTGAAAGTGGACCGAATGCACGATCAGTCCAAATTAACCTGAATCCTTTTACGTTGATTGGTGCAACAACCCGATCCGGATTGTTGACAGCTCCTTTACGGGCACGTTTTGGAATTAACTTCAGATTTGAATATTATCACACTGAGCTTCTAAGTACAATTGTTGAAAGAAGTTCAAGGATTATGAGCATGCCTATAGAGCAACAGGCTGCCATAGAAATTGCTTCCCGCAGCAGGGGAACCCCCCGGATCGCCAATGCGCTGCTCAGGAGAATCAGAGACTTTGCTCAAATTAAAGGAACCGGTAACATAGATGTTAAAATCGCAGAAATAGGGCTAGAAGCTTTAAAAGTGGATAAACACGGTTTAGATGAGATGGATAATAAAATTTTAAGTTCCATAATAGACAAATTTAAAGGAGGACCTGTGGGGCTTACCACCATAGCAACAGCAGTGGGTGAAAATCCGGGAACACTGGAAGAAGTATACGAACCCTTTTTAATACAGGAAGGGTATCTTATGCGTACTCCAAGGGGAAGAGAAGCTACAGAAAAAGCGTATATACATTTAGGGAAAATTAAAACACTGGGCAATCAATCCGAACTCTTTTAA
- a CDS encoding class I SAM-dependent methyltransferase produces MEITENKNKKTFKRLVSKGVFPYQWAFTLLIPLRNIFLSPRELVKRLELKGEMTVMELGPGPGYFSKKVAKELFAGKLVLADIQQEMLDYAKKRLSKKKVTNVEYYLCNGNNFEFTDEMFDRIYMITVIGEVENKDSYCKEFYRMLKKGGILSISEQAGDPDKLSISETEDLFESYGFTAYKLYGTQKNFTINFIK; encoded by the coding sequence ATGGAAATAACTGAAAATAAAAATAAAAAAACATTCAAACGTTTGGTTTCTAAAGGTGTATTTCCATATCAGTGGGCTTTTACCTTATTAATTCCTTTACGTAATATTTTTCTTTCTCCCAGAGAATTAGTTAAAAGATTAGAACTTAAAGGGGAGATGACTGTCATGGAATTAGGGCCCGGGCCAGGATATTTTAGTAAAAAAGTAGCTAAAGAACTTTTTGCAGGTAAATTGGTTTTAGCAGATATCCAGCAGGAAATGTTGGATTATGCAAAAAAAAGACTAAGTAAGAAAAAGGTTACTAATGTAGAATATTATTTATGCAATGGTAACAATTTTGAATTTACTGATGAAATGTTTGATCGTATTTATATGATTACGGTTATTGGCGAAGTAGAAAATAAAGACAGCTATTGTAAAGAATTTTACAGAATGCTGAAAAAAGGAGGAATACTCTCTATCTCAGAGCAGGCAGGTGATCCGGATAAACTATCAATAAGTGAAACAGAAGACTTATTTGAATCGTACGGATTTACTGCATATAAATTATATGGTACTCAAAAAAATTTTACGATTAACTTTATTAAATAA
- the ybaK gene encoding Cys-tRNA(Pro) deacylase: MSKFKNHKTNVARLLDSEKIPYELISYTVDVNDLSALHVANQLGQNISQIFKTLLLKGDKTIYFVCLVSGDKELNLKLAAQISGNKKCELVPMKDLFNLTGYVRGGCSPIGMKKKFPTFIDESCLNFNEIFISAGQRGLQIQLDPHNLVEISKAIIVKITD, translated from the coding sequence ATGAGTAAATTTAAAAATCATAAAACTAATGTAGCACGATTGCTGGATAGTGAAAAAATTCCTTATGAGCTTATTTCTTATACAGTAGATGTTAATGATTTGAGTGCTTTACACGTAGCCAATCAATTAGGGCAGAATATTTCTCAAATATTTAAAACATTACTTTTAAAAGGAGATAAAACGATATATTTTGTGTGTCTGGTATCGGGGGATAAAGAACTGAATCTTAAACTTGCAGCGCAAATATCCGGTAACAAGAAGTGCGAGCTAGTTCCGATGAAAGATTTATTTAATCTGACCGGATATGTACGGGGAGGATGTTCACCTATTGGGATGAAAAAAAAATTTCCTACCTTTATTGATGAGAGTTGTCTAAATTTCAATGAAATATTCATTAGTGCCGGGCAGCGAGGGTTACAAATTCAGCTCGACCCACACAATCTTGTAGAAATATCGAAAGCCATAATAGTAAAGATTACCGATTAA
- a CDS encoding dihydroorotase, whose amino-acid sequence MILIHNAIIINEDKSLAGSVLIKDDLISEIYYKEVPEEILKKSKVIKADGLWLVPGVIDDQVHFREPGLTHKGNIASESKAAIAGGVTSYMEMPNTNPQTITISVLENKFEIASTNSYSNYSFFMGATNDNQKELKKVDPKKVCGIKIFMGSSTGNMLVDNKKVLESIFAETEMLIATHCEKEEIIKANLEKYKAKFGENIPIVYHPLIRSEEACYRSSSEAVELAHKYGTKLHILHISTAKELSLFENKPLAEKKITAEACVHHLWFTDEDYLTQGTRIKWNPAVKTKNDREELLKAVSEDKLDVIATDHAPHLLSEKEGGCLQAASGGPLIQHSLQVMLECVKKGKITKEKVIRKMCHAPAELFQIHKRGYIRKGYYADLVLINPDKNYTVTKDNILYKCQWSPFEGYTFSSSIDTTFLNGKIAFENGKVNEVRGKALEFER is encoded by the coding sequence ATGATACTTATACACAATGCAATAATTATTAATGAAGATAAATCTTTAGCAGGTTCTGTGCTGATTAAGGACGATTTAATTTCTGAAATATATTATAAAGAAGTACCTGAAGAAATTTTAAAAAAATCTAAGGTTATCAAAGCGGATGGACTATGGCTAGTTCCAGGTGTAATTGACGATCAGGTTCATTTTAGAGAACCAGGTTTAACTCACAAAGGTAATATTGCAAGCGAAAGTAAAGCTGCAATTGCAGGCGGAGTTACCTCATATATGGAAATGCCTAATACTAATCCGCAAACTATAACAATAAGTGTCTTAGAAAATAAATTTGAAATTGCTTCAACAAATTCGTATTCCAATTATTCGTTTTTTATGGGAGCAACTAATGACAATCAAAAAGAATTAAAAAAAGTTGACCCTAAAAAAGTGTGTGGTATTAAAATTTTTATGGGTTCTTCTACCGGAAATATGCTGGTAGATAATAAAAAAGTTTTGGAATCGATTTTTGCAGAAACAGAAATGCTTATAGCAACCCATTGCGAAAAAGAAGAAATTATTAAAGCAAATCTTGAAAAATACAAAGCAAAGTTTGGTGAAAATATACCGATAGTTTATCATCCGTTGATTCGTAGCGAGGAGGCATGTTATCGTTCTTCATCAGAGGCTGTGGAGTTGGCTCACAAATATGGGACAAAACTTCATATTTTACATATATCAACCGCAAAAGAACTAAGCCTTTTTGAAAATAAACCTTTGGCTGAGAAAAAGATTACAGCAGAAGCTTGTGTGCATCATTTATGGTTTACAGACGAAGATTATCTTACCCAAGGAACACGGATTAAATGGAATCCGGCCGTAAAAACGAAAAACGATCGCGAGGAGCTTTTGAAAGCAGTTAGTGAAGATAAGCTGGATGTTATAGCAACGGATCATGCTCCCCATTTATTAAGTGAAAAAGAAGGAGGTTGTTTACAGGCGGCTTCCGGAGGGCCTCTGATTCAACATTCGCTACAAGTAATGCTTGAGTGTGTGAAAAAGGGTAAAATAACTAAAGAAAAAGTAATCCGTAAAATGTGTCATGCCCCGGCAGAGTTATTTCAGATTCATAAGAGGGGATATATCAGAAAAGGGTATTACGCAGATTTGGTATTAATAAATCCGGATAAAAATTATACGGTTACAAAAGATAATATTCTTTACAAATGTCAGTGGTCTCCATTCGAAGGATACACATTTTCATCAAGCATAGATACAACTTTTTTAAATGGAAAAATTGCGTTCGAAAATGGAAAAGTAAATGAAGTAAGAGGTAAAGCATTGGAATTTGAAAGATAA
- the thrS gene encoding threonine--tRNA ligase: MIKITLPDGSVKEFENSVTPLDVARSISEGLARNTISALVNGKQVEVTTPITTDATVQLLTWNDDMGKKAFWHSSAHLLAQAIMEYYPEAKLTIGPAIENGFYYDVDFGNEVFSEKDFEKIEKKMLENAKKNSTFKLYPVSKKEALEAYKNNEYKTELIDNLEDGSITFVTHDNFTDLCRGGHIPFTGIVKAAKVLNAAGAYWRGDEKNKQLVRVYGITFPKQKDLTEYLERIEEAKKRDHRKLGKELGLFTFSEKVGAGLPLWLPKGAKLRQKLIDFLGAAQQKAGYEIVATPHIGHKDLYVTSGHYEKYGADSFQPIKTPNEGEEFLLKPMNCPHHCEIYRSAPWSYKDLPKRFAEFGTVYRYEQSGELHGLTRVRGFTQDDAHIFCTPDQLIGEFENVIDLVLYTFKSLGFENFTAQISLRDKENKEKYIGTDENWEKAENAIKKAAKDKGLPTVIEYGEAAFYGPKLDFMVKDALGRSWQLGTIQVDYNLPERFDLHYIGSDNEKHRPVMIHRAPFGSLERFVAILLEHTGGNLPLWLSPEPFIILPISEKYTDYAKKVLNLMENSDICGRIDERNEKTGKKIRDAEINKIPYMFVVGEKEAESNTVSIRKRGEGDIGTLSLDEAVSMMKKVTDKP, from the coding sequence ATGATAAAAATAACCCTTCCTGATGGGAGTGTAAAGGAATTTGAAAATTCCGTTACGCCGTTGGATGTAGCCAGAAGTATTTCAGAAGGTTTGGCTCGCAACACAATTTCTGCGTTAGTAAATGGTAAGCAAGTGGAAGTAACCACACCTATAACGACGGATGCAACGGTGCAATTGCTTACCTGGAATGATGATATGGGTAAAAAAGCATTTTGGCATTCTTCTGCCCATTTATTAGCGCAGGCTATAATGGAATACTATCCGGAAGCTAAATTAACTATCGGACCGGCTATTGAAAATGGATTCTATTACGATGTAGATTTTGGCAATGAAGTATTTTCAGAAAAAGATTTTGAAAAGATAGAAAAGAAAATGCTTGAAAATGCGAAAAAGAATTCAACATTCAAGCTGTATCCTGTATCTAAAAAGGAAGCTCTGGAAGCCTATAAAAATAATGAATATAAAACGGAATTAATTGATAATCTTGAAGATGGATCAATTACTTTTGTAACACATGATAACTTTACAGATTTATGTAGAGGTGGACATATTCCATTCACTGGAATTGTTAAAGCAGCTAAAGTATTGAATGCAGCAGGAGCCTATTGGAGAGGAGATGAAAAGAATAAGCAGTTAGTCAGAGTATATGGAATAACTTTTCCTAAGCAAAAAGATCTTACAGAATATTTGGAAAGAATTGAAGAGGCTAAAAAAAGAGATCATAGAAAGTTGGGTAAAGAACTGGGGCTGTTTACGTTTTCGGAAAAAGTAGGAGCAGGATTACCTTTATGGTTACCCAAAGGTGCAAAATTACGTCAAAAGCTAATTGATTTTCTAGGGGCTGCCCAGCAAAAGGCAGGCTACGAGATAGTAGCCACTCCTCATATCGGTCATAAAGATTTGTATGTTACCAGCGGCCATTATGAAAAGTATGGAGCAGATAGTTTCCAGCCGATTAAAACTCCTAATGAAGGAGAAGAATTTTTGCTAAAACCGATGAATTGTCCACATCATTGTGAAATTTATCGTTCGGCACCCTGGTCTTATAAAGATTTACCTAAACGTTTTGCTGAATTTGGTACTGTATATCGCTACGAGCAAAGTGGTGAGTTACATGGTTTAACCCGTGTGAGAGGATTTACTCAAGATGATGCTCACATATTCTGCACTCCGGATCAATTAATAGGTGAATTTGAAAATGTAATTGATTTAGTATTGTATACCTTTAAATCACTAGGATTTGAAAATTTTACGGCTCAGATATCTTTAAGGGATAAGGAAAACAAAGAAAAATACATAGGTACAGACGAAAATTGGGAAAAAGCGGAAAATGCTATCAAAAAAGCCGCTAAAGATAAAGGATTACCTACAGTTATAGAATACGGTGAAGCTGCTTTTTATGGGCCTAAACTGGATTTTATGGTTAAAGATGCTTTAGGTAGAAGCTGGCAGTTAGGGACTATACAGGTAGATTATAATTTACCGGAACGGTTTGATTTACATTATATAGGATCCGATAATGAAAAGCATAGACCAGTTATGATACACAGGGCTCCTTTTGGATCTCTGGAAAGATTCGTAGCGATTTTACTGGAACATACCGGTGGAAATTTACCTCTATGGTTAAGTCCTGAGCCATTTATTATACTTCCGATTAGTGAAAAGTACACAGATTATGCAAAAAAAGTTTTGAATTTGATGGAAAATTCGGATATTTGCGGTCGAATTGATGAGCGTAACGAAAAGACTGGTAAAAAGATACGTGATGCTGAAATTAACAAAATTCCTTACATGTTTGTTGTAGGAGAAAAAGAAGCAGAATCTAATACAGTGTCAATTCGTAAAAGAGGAGAAGGAGATATAGGTACTCTTTCTTTGGATGAAGCAGTATCAATGATGAAAAAAGTAACAGATAAACCTTAA
- a CDS encoding DMT family transporter, with protein sequence MKSYIFLLFAICFEVVATSTLPKTEEFTKWKPTLVFFALFFSALYFLTKAIRTIPLGIAYAIWSGIGIVLISFAGYFFYKQKLDLPAVIGIIFIIIGVLIINLFSKTAGH encoded by the coding sequence ATGAAATCCTATATCTTTTTATTATTTGCTATTTGCTTTGAGGTAGTTGCTACATCCACCCTGCCTAAAACAGAAGAATTTACCAAGTGGAAACCTACTCTTGTTTTTTTTGCTTTATTCTTCTCTGCCTTGTATTTTCTGACAAAAGCAATTCGGACGATTCCATTAGGAATAGCCTATGCAATATGGTCGGGAATTGGAATAGTTTTAATCAGTTTTGCAGGGTATTTTTTTTATAAACAAAAATTAGATCTTCCGGCGGTTATTGGAATAATTTTTATAATTATAGGTGTTCTTATCATCAATTTGTTTTCTAAAACAGCAGGGCACTGA